The sequence below is a genomic window from Nostoc flagelliforme CCNUN1.
CGTGCCATCCGACTGACTTCTGAGAAAATTACTACATCGGATTCAAGGGCAGTTTGAGTCAGTAGTTGTCCTACACCTCGCTCCGACCATTTCTCTCGTCCAGAAACTGTGTCTTCAATAAACTGGATGGGACTCAAAGCGTGTATGTTGGCATACTCCAAAATGCCATGTCGTTGGTTGTGTAGGTCTTGGCGATCGCTGGAGACTCTTAAATAAGCATAAATAACCATAGCCATATTGGCTGTCGGTTTAAACAGCTTCGAGCATTTAATTGAACGGTATTAGTCCAGATTAAACCACGAAAAGCGTACATAAACCTCGTCTACGTTGAAACCCGTAGTTTTTCCTCGTCAGGGTCAAGGTGATTTTTTACCCATAGGCGATCGCTAATTTCAAAGGGGTTAGAATGAATGTCTTGTTCAAATAAATGAACACGTTCAATCAGTTCAGCAGCAGATTGATAGCACGTGTGATAAGTAACATCTTCACGCAACCACTGCCACAGGTGTTCGACAGGCATAAAATCAGGACTGTAACTAGGTAAGGGTTGCAAGTTTATTTGTAAGACTTGCAATGCTTCGTTTACCAATTGTGCACGATGATAGGGAGCACCATCCCAAATTAAAGTGACCTCTTGGTCTGGAAATTCAGTTCTTAGATGCTTTAAAACATCAATCGTATTGAATTGGTCAGCTTTCAGGTAAGGAAAAATTTTGACTTTGGCATAGTTATAAACATAGATCCCATAAAAGGAAACCTTGGCTCTTCCTGGAGAGTTGGAACTGACCCAAAAACGCTCACCTTTAACTGACCAACCATAGCCTTCATCGCTATCAAGATGAATATGTGCCTCGTCGATAAAAATTAGCAAATGACCATTATGGAGAGCATCATCAAGCAAACCCTTGAGTTTTTCTAGAAACTCTCTACGTTTTTTACTGTTAGCTTTATTTAAAAGTTTACGTGCTTTTTTCCACGAAAACCCTAAGTTCTTGAGAGTCTTACGTATTGACTCTCGGCAACATTTGAGATTGAACTGTTTGTCAATCCAAGCCGCTAAACGCTTCAATGTCCAACGAGGCTTTTGCGTTATTGTCTGTTGTCTTTGTTGGGGTGGTGTTGCTGCAAACTCAAGAGCTTGACGAATCTCAGAATCAATTGCTGACTTTACTTCTGAGGGAAAAAAGGGGGATGACCACCTGTACGCTGATATAACAGTGCTTTTATACCTGAGAGATTGTAACGATGTACCCACTCCATTACTGTCTGAGGGTTACGCCCTGTTTCTCTGCCTACCTTTGTCGCACTTTTTCCGTTACATATTTCGTACAGTGCCATTAAACGCTCGCGAGTACGAGCATGATTCGCTTTTAATGCTTCTTCTCTCAATTTTGAGGCACTTTCATTCCAGCGATCGCATTCTACTCTGAGCATCCCTGTTTCATTCCCACTTACACCAAGTTAATACACAATACTATACATTCTTGAAAAACTCCAGGTTTCAAGATGGATGAGGTTTATATGTCCAGTAAAAAAGTTCGTATAATCTGGACACATCGAGAGCCATATTTCCTGTATTCCAGACACAGAAAGGGTTACGGCTTATTTGCAGTTAATGTGGTTTGAAAACCCTTGTTTGCAGTTTGAAAATTATGTTTGCAGTTTCATTTGGGGGGTATGACGAAATACGTGTAAAAAGACCCACGTTGTAAACTTTTGTAACTCAGAGTCTCAAAACCCTTGATTATTCGATGTTGAAACATCCAACTTCAGTATTGTCAAGAGAGCAAAACATTCCCTAAAACAATCATTTATGGGCAAGTTTGATGAAGTCGCAAGGGTAAAAAGTCGATTCTACTGTCAAAAATCTAAAAAGCTTTTTTATCATTTTTGGGCAAGTTAGTAAATTGAGAAAGTGCTTTCTGTAATTATTCTTTACAACGTGTCCGTTTTTACATGTATTTCGTCATGACCCCGTATAATCTGGACACATTGAGAGCCATATTTCCTGTATTCCAGACACAGAAAGGGTTACGGCTTATTTGCAGTTAATGTGGTTTGAAAACCCTTGTTTGCAGTTTGAAAATTATGTTTGCAGTTTCATTTGCAATTATTGTGGTTTTGAGACCACCCTTATTTGCAGAGAATGTGGTTTCAAAATCGCCTTGTTTGCGGTTTAAAGCGTTTATGTTTGCAGTTCGCTACATCTAGGGCCGCTTCGATGCGGTCGAGTCTTTCTTCGCTCATGCTGCACCCTTCTCTTTGGTGGCTTCCTCTTCCATTTGCTCTTTGACAGTGCCACTGAGAAGGAAAGCTGCAAGATTAGCCAATGATCTTCCTTCTTTGGCTGCACGTTCAACAATCCACTGATAAATTTCAGGTTCTAAAGTTACGGCTATTCGTCCTTTCCCGCTCATAGTTAACACTGTACGGTTCATTTCAATCATAACTTTTTGTACGGTTTGTACTCATAGAACTTAATGTGCTATCGTACCATGAGTACAGTTTGTGCAAACTGTACAGATAAAAACAAATAACTATAACGCGCCCCGGCAGGAGAAACTACGACATCTCCCCCACCGGCACGACTTCCCCCTTAGTAGTTTTAACCCGACAAGGAGGCATACAAATTATGCAACAAGCGCAGACCGTCAGCAATGGCACTGTACCCGTCTTTACTGCGGATGAAGGTAATGAATCTCTGGCTGCGATGGTGACACGCGCCGTGGATGAATGGAACATGATTCGGTATTATCAGCAGCTTTTAGATTTTGAATGCAGCGAAACCCCAGATTCTCTGGTGTTGTTAACGAATTGTTACAGAATTCTTTCAGAACCGCATCGGGAAGAATTGCAACTAACCTTAACAGCGATCTATAAGCTGATTCAAGCTAAGGGAGGTAGCTGACACTTGGACATCTTGTCCGAGTGTCATTTTGATGAAAACCAGTTATAGCAAGGGTTTACAAGAATCAACATATTACATTCTTAACCAAACAGGAGTGCTAGGTGTACTTCTATATGAATTGCAACCAAAAACTCCTAGAGAGTTGTTGGGGCACTGTTCGCCATAAACGAACAAAACCTATTCACAGCAAGGGTTTGCAATTTTATGCCAATATTCGCTTTGAATATTGGCATACACGATTTTTCAATGGTTTCAAGGATATTTTGAGTAGCATTTAAGTAGCATTTGATCAACAGGATCTTGCCTAAGTCTTGCCTAAATATTGCTTCTTCACATGCATTTTTAGCCGTGTATGTACACGGGCAAAATCTTTTTGCTTGAGCCGAAAAGCTTGTCTAACTTATACAAGATGCAATTTGATTGATACGGAAATAAATGAGATGTATGCTTGATGAAGCGAACTTTCTCAGTGAATTTTGTATTTACAGAAGTCCAAAATTTATACACAAGAACCAATAAGAAAAGGTCTTGTGGTTGAAAGTTGCTAACAGTTTCAAAGCTCAATCGCCCCGCAAACCAGCCCCAGAACAACAACACAAAACCAAAAAGATATGAATTAAGGCTATCAAGTTCTGGGGTGAGTTAACAAGGGGCGATGGCTTTTGAAGCTGTTGGATAAGCGCAGAAAACGAATTACCCAACAGTCGAGGAAAAATGAATAGCTGTTCAGATAATATCACCCTTGCAGTAGCGGCGCAGCATCTAACCGAGTGGACAGAACTTAGTGGAGTTAGTGACGCGATCGCAACACTTAACATTGAATCGCTGAGTGCTGAAGAACTCAACGCCAGAATAAAGCCCAAGCACCCAATTAAGACAGGTGGTTGGTGGTGTCGTGGGGTGAATTGGCGAAATGGTCAGCCGATGGGTCTATTTTACGGACAAGGTAAGCCAGATAAGGAGCATGTAATCGACCCAAATAAAAAACCAGCCAAGTATATGACTGCTAGCGGCATGGAACCGGATGCGATTTTCCTTGCCATGCCAGATAAACACTACTGGGCGAAGGTTTACGCCGATGAAAGCATTGTCAGAGTTTGGACAGAGGGAGCCAAGAAAGCGGCGGCGGGGTTGACGCTTTTTCTTGCGACAATTGCCTTAACTGGGGTGTGGAACTGGGGGAAAGATGGCAAGTTAGCGCCAGAGGTCGAGCGTTGGGCCCAGCCGGGGACGAAACACGTTATTGCCTTTGATAGTGACTACGTTTCTAAGCCATCGTGTCGTCAAGCCATCATCCAGTTTGCCAAACTCCTGACTGCCAAAGGGTGCGAAGTGTTGATAGCAACGTGGACGCAGGAGGATAAAGGAATGGATGATTTCATAGTTAAGCATGGGGGCGACGCTTTCCATGAGGCGATCGCAAATGCTCAAACGGTTCAGCAGTGGGAAAAGCAGTTTAAATCAGAGTCAGAGCAAGGTACAAAATTAACGCCCAGAAAAGTCGCTCATCAGATAGTAGAGTCTTACCGCGAGTCTTGGAAGTACCACCTAGAGCAGAATACTTGGCGCAAGTGCGTTGACGGGAAAGTGTGGCGCTCTGTACGGGATGAGGTGTTTACCAAAATCGTCTACTCTCACCTGGAAACCTTGGGGATTAGCGATAATTTCGCTAACTTTTCTTACCTTGAAAATGTCATCAAGTTTTTAAAAATTGAACTTTTGGAAGCTGAGTGGCAAACTGTTGACCGTCACAAATGGATTGCATTTAACGACTGCGTTTATGAAGTCGAGAGCAAAAAGACCCACAATCACGCGCCGGGCTTTGGTTTCCTTACGGCATTAGAGCATAACTTCCCCAAAATAGTCATTGACCCAAAATCATCGCTTTTAGAGCAGGTTCAGTTACACGCGCCGACTTTCTTTGACTGGGCAATGCACTCGCAAAAACAAGACCCCTTGAAAGTTCTCAAGTTACTGGCAATTATCAACGGCGTGATTAAATTCCGGTTTCACGAGCTGCAAATGTTTGTGCATTTACAGGGCGTGCCTGGTGCGGGGAAAGGGGCATTTGTGAGATTGCTAGAGTCAATCGTGGGCAAGTCCAACCGTACCAGCACTCGACTGACCAAACTGGGAAATGATTACACCATTGCTGACATCATCAACGCCCAACTGGTTATCTGTCCAGATGAGCGCAAACAGGTAGGCGAGTGGGAGGGACTGCTTAACATGACTGGCGGCGACACTATCAGCTACCGGGAAATTTATAAGCCAGTATCCAAAGGAAATTTTTACGGAACAATCGTCATCGTCTCTAACCCGCCAATTTTCGCCGGCGACACCACAGGCATAGACAGACGATTGTGTTTGGTAACTTTTGACGTGCCAGTGCCAAAACGAGATGCAGCGATTGAAGCCAAAATGCAGCAGGAAGTACCAGCGCTCACGGCGCTAGCGCTAGCGATGGCAGACGAGCAGGTAAGCGAGTTGATTCGGGGTACAGGGGCATCAGCAATACCTGATTTTAAACGCGCTGCATGGCTGCACAAGACAGAAAACGATTCTGTGGCCTTGTTCATGGAGGAAATGCTAGTTACCGCTAATCCTGAAAGCTATGTGGTTGTCGGCAATAAGAGCAGTGGCACTGACACGCTTTACGGTGCTTATGCCAACTTGTGTGAAGACAACAACTCTAAGTCCTTGTTCACAGCCAACAATTTCAAAAATCATTTACTAGAGCTGTGCCGCGATATCGGCTGGAACCAAGTCAGAGAGGCCAAGCAGCGCGATGGGCAGTACAGGGTATACGGCGCAAGACTCAGGTTAGCGGCCGATACCGATGTATCAATTAGTGAGTTTTTGACGAAGTGTGAACGGGTGTGGCCGGGGTGTGAAAGCAGTGTGACAACTCCAAAACCCTTGGAAAATATGGGGTGTGACAGGTGTGATAAGGAAAATGCAAAGATCATTACGATTTCCATCGACTCAATTTCTGAAACTGAAAATTCTAAAAAAGTTTTAGATGCCCAGAAAAACAGTCACACTGCTCACACACCTGATTTATCAAGCACTCCAGAGATTTCACACTCTGATCACACACCAGTCACACCTAGTCACACTGCCCCAGAATTTAGCGTTGGCGATGAAGTGGAGTACACCGGAGCGGAGCGTAAAAGCTTGCACGGTAAAAAACTGGTGGTGTCTGAGGTTGATGGAGATGTCTTTTGGTTAGCGCAGTCGGGATACAAGTGTGCGGTTATTTCTGCAACTGCTGCTGAGTTAAGGAGACGTTAGCCAATGAATAAAAACCAGAGTTTTGAACTGTGGGCTTTGAGGGCGTTGGTGGAATTTGATTTTGATGAAGAAAAACAAATGGTTTGGACATGTGAGGAGCTATGCTCTGGGACTATCCGCCAATGCATGAATCATGCTGCAACGCTTGTGCCTAGATATCGTGGATGGGGGTTAACTTTAAATTCCATTGCAGGAGCTTGGGATAAGATATTTTGTCAAAACCTTTCTAGGGAATGGCTTGATGGTAAACGTGAATATTTTTATGTAGAACGTGTTGGTTGGCGTGGTGAATTGATGTGAGGCGATGCTTTTACTAAATTGCTGTGTCATTCGTTGAAAAGTCGTTACGTTCCCGGTCGTGCCTTAACCCTCGACTGAGTGTTCACTCACGACAATTGCGTGACTGCTAACTCTCCCGATTGGGACTTAACCCTTAATAGTGTTTGCGTTGATTAAAACCGAATGATCTCGCATTTCTATTTCCGCGAACCCTATAGGGGTTTGAAGAATATTAGCGCATGAGTTTTGTAACAGTTCCAGGGCATAGGGAAATGTATAACATTTCCAAAGTACGCAACACTGTTGAGGATTGGTGACACTTCCAGAACATAAGGAAACCTATAGGTATCCAAAGTACGGAACACTGCGATCGCTCTGCGGGATTCATGCTTTGCTATCGCTTTGGAACCCTTAAGGCTTCCGGTTTTAGTTACGCGATAACTTCAATCCCACAGTCCATCAAACTTGTTGGGTGAAAGCTGGGTGTACTTAACCGTGTGGTTAATGTTGTTGTGACCGAGATAATCTTGGATGCGGCGGGTGTCTGTGCCTTTGGCAGCGAGGGCATAACCGCAGCTGTGGCGTAACATGTGCGGGTGCAATGGGAAGTCAAACTCTGCAATTTCTCCAGCGCGGCTGATAATCACGCGCACGGTGTCATCAGCAATGGGGGCCCCACGTTCGCTCATGAATATCCAAGGTGTCTTGTCCTTGACTTTGTTTTTGAAGGATCGGAGTAATTTAAATTCATCTGGGTAGATGGGTTGAGTTGAGGGGTTGCCGCGCTTCATCCGCCTAACGTAGATGGTCGCTGTGTCCCAGTCGATGTCACTCCAGCGCAGGGAAATCGCCTCAGAGACGCGCAAGCCGTGGCGATACATCATCAGTAGCAGGAGTTCATCGCGTAGTCTGTGGCGGCCTACTGTTTTGGCGGCGGCGATGAGTCGCTCGACCTCCGAAGGTCTAAGATGTTCTCGTGGGCGCACATCCTCATTTTTGGGTCGCTTCATAATTGGTTCGCGCTTAACTGGTTCAACTTTCGGGTTAAGGGAGTCATACACCAGTTTTAAATGAGGTCGAGACTTAGGTTTATAGATGCTCATTGCTTGAAACACTCGGTAAAAAATTCTTTTTACCGAAAGTCTACCAGCAAGAGGGGGACACCCTGCAATGATTTTTGATTTTGCAACTAAATTGCAGAGTTTTTGTAATTTAGTTACAAAAACGTGTTATTACAAAAGTATTACTCCTTTAAAGAGCCTATTGATTTATGTACACCTTAAAAATTCGTAGAGTTGGAAACTCCTTGGGTGTAACACTACCTAAAGAAGCTCTGCAAAAACTTAGAGTTAAAGAAGGGGACAACGTGTTTGTCACTGAAACTTCCTCTGGTGTTCAGCTAACTGCCTATAACCCTGATTTTGAAAGGGCGATGGAAGCTTACAGAAAAGTGAGTACTAAATACAGGAATGCACTTCATGAGTTAGCGAAGTGAACGAGCCTTTTTGGCTAGATGAAACAATTGTTAGAGCTATGCATGAAGACCAATTAGCACAGCACGGCGGTCTCGCTGGTATAAGAGATAACAATTTGTTTTTAGCTAGTTTAGATAGACCTAAGAATTTGCTTGCTTATGGTGAGCCAACACCCACGATACTTGATTTAGCTGCTGCTTATGGCTATGGGTTTGCTAAAAACCATGCATTTGTAGACGGTAATAAACGGGTAGCTTTCGTAACGATGGCTACCTTTCTTGAATTAAATGGA
It includes:
- a CDS encoding DUF3854 domain-containing protein, producing MNSCSDNITLAVAAQHLTEWTELSGVSDAIATLNIESLSAEELNARIKPKHPIKTGGWWCRGVNWRNGQPMGLFYGQGKPDKEHVIDPNKKPAKYMTASGMEPDAIFLAMPDKHYWAKVYADESIVRVWTEGAKKAAAGLTLFLATIALTGVWNWGKDGKLAPEVERWAQPGTKHVIAFDSDYVSKPSCRQAIIQFAKLLTAKGCEVLIATWTQEDKGMDDFIVKHGGDAFHEAIANAQTVQQWEKQFKSESEQGTKLTPRKVAHQIVESYRESWKYHLEQNTWRKCVDGKVWRSVRDEVFTKIVYSHLETLGISDNFANFSYLENVIKFLKIELLEAEWQTVDRHKWIAFNDCVYEVESKKTHNHAPGFGFLTALEHNFPKIVIDPKSSLLEQVQLHAPTFFDWAMHSQKQDPLKVLKLLAIINGVIKFRFHELQMFVHLQGVPGAGKGAFVRLLESIVGKSNRTSTRLTKLGNDYTIADIINAQLVICPDERKQVGEWEGLLNMTGGDTISYREIYKPVSKGNFYGTIVIVSNPPIFAGDTTGIDRRLCLVTFDVPVPKRDAAIEAKMQQEVPALTALALAMADEQVSELIRGTGASAIPDFKRAAWLHKTENDSVALFMEEMLVTANPESYVVVGNKSSGTDTLYGAYANLCEDNNSKSLFTANNFKNHLLELCRDIGWNQVREAKQRDGQYRVYGARLRLAADTDVSISEFLTKCERVWPGCESSVTTPKPLENMGCDRCDKENAKIITISIDSISETENSKKVLDAQKNSHTAHTPDLSSTPEISHSDHTPVTPSHTAPEFSVGDEVEYTGAERKSLHGKKLVVSEVDGDVFWLAQSGYKCAVISATAAELRRR
- a CDS encoding IS630 family transposase, with the protein product MGTSLQSLRYKSTVISAYRWSSPFFPSEVKSAIDSEIRQALEFAATPPQQRQQTITQKPRWTLKRLAAWIDKQFNLKCCRESIRKTLKNLGFSWKKARKLLNKANSKKRREFLEKLKGLLDDALHNGHLLIFIDEAHIHLDSDEGYGWSVKGERFWVSSNSPGRAKVSFYGIYVYNYAKVKIFPYLKADQFNTIDVLKHLRTEFPDQEVTLIWDGAPYHRAQLVNEALQVLQINLQPLPSYSPDFMPVEHLWQWLREDVTYHTCYQSAAELIERVHLFEQDIHSNPFEISDRLWVKNHLDPDEEKLRVST
- a CDS encoding type II toxin-antitoxin system death-on-curing family toxin; amino-acid sequence: MNEPFWLDETIVRAMHEDQLAQHGGLAGIRDNNLFLASLDRPKNLLAYGEPTPTILDLAAAYGYGFAKNHAFVDGNKRVAFVTMATFLELNGYSLNIPETEVVLMMERLATGKETQESIAEWLQENCVQHE
- a CDS encoding tyrosine-type recombinase/integrase is translated as MFQAMSIYKPKSRPHLKLVYDSLNPKVEPVKREPIMKRPKNEDVRPREHLRPSEVERLIAAAKTVGRHRLRDELLLLMMYRHGLRVSEAISLRWSDIDWDTATIYVRRMKRGNPSTQPIYPDEFKLLRSFKNKVKDKTPWIFMSERGAPIADDTVRVIISRAGEIAEFDFPLHPHMLRHSCGYALAAKGTDTRRIQDYLGHNNINHTVKYTQLSPNKFDGLWD
- a CDS encoding helix-turn-helix domain-containing protein, which translates into the protein MLRVECDRWNESASKLREEALKANHARTRERLMALYEICNGKSATKVGRETGRNPQTVMEWVHRYNLSGIKALLYQRTGGHPPFFPQK
- a CDS encoding ribbon-helix-helix domain-containing protein; this encodes MIEMNRTVLTMSGKGRIAVTLEPEIYQWIVERAAKEGRSLANLAAFLLSGTVKEQMEEEATKEKGAA
- a CDS encoding AbrB/MazE/SpoVT family DNA-binding domain-containing protein, whose amino-acid sequence is MYTLKIRRVGNSLGVTLPKEALQKLRVKEGDNVFVTETSSGVQLTAYNPDFERAMEAYRKVSTKYRNALHELAK